A single genomic interval of Bos javanicus breed banteng chromosome 8, ARS-OSU_banteng_1.0, whole genome shotgun sequence harbors:
- the PUM3 gene encoding pumilio homolog 3 isoform X4: MEVKGKKKLTDSGSSKTFPKKVVKEGGPKITSKNFEKTATKPGKKGVKQFKNKQQGDRIPKNKFQQANKFNQKRKFQPDSKSDESAAKKPKWDEFKKKKKELKQSRQLSDKTNYDIVIRAKQIWEILRRKDCDKEKRVKLMSDLQKLIQGKIKTIAFAHDSTRVIQCYIQFGNEEQRKQAFEELRGDLVELSKAKYSRNIVKKFLMYGSKAQIAEIIRSFKGHVRKLLRHAEASAIVEYAYNDKAILEQRNMLTEELYGNTFQLYKSADHPTLDKVLEVQPEKLELIMDEMKQILTPMAQKEAVIKHSLVHKVFLDFFTYAPPKLRSEMIEAIREAVVYLAHTHDGARVAMHCLWHGTPKDRKVIVKTMKTYIEKVANGQYSHLVLLAAFDCIDDTKLVKQIIISEIINSLPNIVNDKYGRKVLLYLLSPRDPAHTVREIIEVLQKGDGNAHSKKDTEIRRRELLESISPALLSYLQGHAQEVVLDKSACVLVADILGTATGDVQPAMDAVASLAAAELHPGGKDGELHIAEHPAGHLVLKWLIEQDKKMKERGREGCFAKTLIERVGVKNLKSWASVNRGAIILSSLLQSSDQEVANKVKAGLKSLIPALEKSKNTSKGIEMLLEKLTA; this comes from the exons ATGgaagtcaaagggaaaaaaaaattaacag ATTCAGGTTCTTCAAAGACATTCCCCAAAAAAGTTGTTAAGGAAGGTGGACCTAAAATCACATCTAAGAACTTTGAGAAAACTGCCACAAAACCTGGGAAAAAAGGTGTGAAGCAGTTCAAGAATAAGCAGCAAGGGGATAGAATACCAAAGAACAAATTCCAGCAGGCAAATAAATTCAACCAGAAGAGGAAATTCCAGCCAGACAGTAAAAGTGATG AGTCAGCAGCCAAGAAACCCAAGTGGGATGaattcaaaaaaaagaagaaagaactgaAGCAGAGCAGGCAACTCAGTGATAAAACCAACTATGACATCGTCATTCGGGCAAAGCAGATTTGGGAGATCTTAAGAAG AAAAGATTGTGACAAAGAGAAAAGAGTGAAGTTGATGAGTGATTTGCAGAAGTTGATTCAAGGGAAGATTAAAACT ATTGCATTTGCGCACGATTCAACTCGAGTGATCCAGTGTTACATTCAGTTCGGCAATGAAGAGCAAAGGAAACAGGCTTTTGAAGAATTGCGAG gtGATTTGGTTGAGTTAAGTAAAGCTAAATATTCCAGAAATATTGTTAAGAAGTTTCTCATGTATGG GAGTAAAGCACAGATCGCAGAGATAATACGAAGCTTTAAGGGCCACGTGAGGAAGCTCCTGCGGCACGCGGAAGCGTCCGCCATTGTGGAGTACGCCTACAATGACAAAGCCATCCTGGAGCAGAGGAACATGCTGACGGAGGAACTCTATGGGAACACGTTCCAGCTTTACAAG TCAGCAGATCACCCAACTCTGGACAAAGTATTAGAGGTACAGCCAGAAAAATTAGAGCTTATCATGGATGAAATGAAACAGATTCTAACTCCAATGGCCCAAAA agaAGCTGTGATTAAGCACTCACTGGTACATAAAGTATTTTTGGACTTTTTCACCTATGCACCCCCAAAGCTAAGATCA GAAATGATTGAAGCCATCCGAGAAGCAGTGGTATACCTGGCACACACGCACGATGGTGCCAGAGTGGCCATGCACTGCCTCTGGCATGGCACGCCCAAG gacaGAAAAGTGATTGTGAAAACAATGAAGACTTACATTGAAAAGGTGGCTAAT GGCCAATATTCCCACTTGGTTTTACTGGCAGCCTTTGATTGTATTGATGATACGAAGCTTGTGAAACAGATAATCATATCA GAAATTATCAATTCCTTGCCGAACATAGTAAATGACAAATATGGAAGGAAGGTCCTATTGTATTTACTAAGCCCCAGAGATCCTGCCCACACGGTACGAGAGATCATTGAAGTTCTGCAGAAGGGAGACGGTAATGCACACAG TAAGAAAGACACAGAGATCCGCCGACGAGAGCTCTTAGAGTCCATTTCTCCAGCCTTGTTAAGCTACCTGCAGGGACACGCCCAGGAGGTGGTCCTGGATAAGTCCGCGTGCGTGCTGGTGGCTGACATCCTGGGCACCGCCACAGGAGACGTGCAGCCCGCCATGGACGCTGTTGCCAGCCTGGCAGCGGCAGAGCTACATCCTGGCGGCAAGGACGGAGAG CTTCACATAGCAGAACATCCTGCTGGACATTTGGTTCTGAAGTGGTTAATTGAGCAagataaaaagatgaaagaacGTGGAAGAGAAG GTTGTTTTGCAAAAACACTCATAGAACGTGTTGGTGTGAAGAACCTGAAGTCCTGGGCTAGTGTCAATCGAGGAGCCATTATTCTCTCTAG CCTTCTCCAGAGTTCTGATCAAGAAGTTGCAAATAAAGTCAAAGCTGGACTGAAAAGCCTGATTCCTGccttggaaaaaagcaaaaacaccagCAAAGGAATAGAAATGCTACTTGAAAAACTGACTGCCTAG
- the PUM3 gene encoding pumilio homolog 3 isoform X1: MEVKGKKKLTGKGTKTSQEKSKFHKNNDSGSSKTFPKKVVKEGGPKITSKNFEKTATKPGKKGVKQFKNKQQGDRIPKNKFQQANKFNQKRKFQPDSKSDESAAKKPKWDEFKKKKKELKQSRQLSDKTNYDIVIRAKQIWEILRRKDCDKEKRVKLMSDLQKLIQGKIKTIAFAHDSTRVIQCYIQFGNEEQRKQAFEELRGDLVELSKAKYSRNIVKKFLMYGSKAQIAEIIRSFKGHVRKLLRHAEASAIVEYAYNDKAILEQRNMLTEELYGNTFQLYKSADHPTLDKVLEVQPEKLELIMDEMKQILTPMAQKEAVIKHSLVHKVFLDFFTYAPPKLRSEMIEAIREAVVYLAHTHDGARVAMHCLWHGTPKDRKVIVKTMKTYIEKVANGQYSHLVLLAAFDCIDDTKLVKQIIISEIINSLPNIVNDKYGRKVLLYLLSPRDPAHTVREIIEVLQKGDGNAHSKKDTEIRRRELLESISPALLSYLQGHAQEVVLDKSACVLVADILGTATGDVQPAMDAVASLAAAELHPGGKDGELHIAEHPAGHLVLKWLIEQDKKMKERGREVYFTGCFAKTLIERVGVKNLKSWASVNRGAIILSSLLQSSDQEVANKVKAGLKSLIPALEKSKNTSKGIEMLLEKLTA, translated from the exons ATGgaagtcaaagggaaaaaaaaattaacaggtaAAGGTACAAAGACGTcacaagaaaaaagcaaatttcataaAAACAATG ATTCAGGTTCTTCAAAGACATTCCCCAAAAAAGTTGTTAAGGAAGGTGGACCTAAAATCACATCTAAGAACTTTGAGAAAACTGCCACAAAACCTGGGAAAAAAGGTGTGAAGCAGTTCAAGAATAAGCAGCAAGGGGATAGAATACCAAAGAACAAATTCCAGCAGGCAAATAAATTCAACCAGAAGAGGAAATTCCAGCCAGACAGTAAAAGTGATG AGTCAGCAGCCAAGAAACCCAAGTGGGATGaattcaaaaaaaagaagaaagaactgaAGCAGAGCAGGCAACTCAGTGATAAAACCAACTATGACATCGTCATTCGGGCAAAGCAGATTTGGGAGATCTTAAGAAG AAAAGATTGTGACAAAGAGAAAAGAGTGAAGTTGATGAGTGATTTGCAGAAGTTGATTCAAGGGAAGATTAAAACT ATTGCATTTGCGCACGATTCAACTCGAGTGATCCAGTGTTACATTCAGTTCGGCAATGAAGAGCAAAGGAAACAGGCTTTTGAAGAATTGCGAG gtGATTTGGTTGAGTTAAGTAAAGCTAAATATTCCAGAAATATTGTTAAGAAGTTTCTCATGTATGG GAGTAAAGCACAGATCGCAGAGATAATACGAAGCTTTAAGGGCCACGTGAGGAAGCTCCTGCGGCACGCGGAAGCGTCCGCCATTGTGGAGTACGCCTACAATGACAAAGCCATCCTGGAGCAGAGGAACATGCTGACGGAGGAACTCTATGGGAACACGTTCCAGCTTTACAAG TCAGCAGATCACCCAACTCTGGACAAAGTATTAGAGGTACAGCCAGAAAAATTAGAGCTTATCATGGATGAAATGAAACAGATTCTAACTCCAATGGCCCAAAA agaAGCTGTGATTAAGCACTCACTGGTACATAAAGTATTTTTGGACTTTTTCACCTATGCACCCCCAAAGCTAAGATCA GAAATGATTGAAGCCATCCGAGAAGCAGTGGTATACCTGGCACACACGCACGATGGTGCCAGAGTGGCCATGCACTGCCTCTGGCATGGCACGCCCAAG gacaGAAAAGTGATTGTGAAAACAATGAAGACTTACATTGAAAAGGTGGCTAAT GGCCAATATTCCCACTTGGTTTTACTGGCAGCCTTTGATTGTATTGATGATACGAAGCTTGTGAAACAGATAATCATATCA GAAATTATCAATTCCTTGCCGAACATAGTAAATGACAAATATGGAAGGAAGGTCCTATTGTATTTACTAAGCCCCAGAGATCCTGCCCACACGGTACGAGAGATCATTGAAGTTCTGCAGAAGGGAGACGGTAATGCACACAG TAAGAAAGACACAGAGATCCGCCGACGAGAGCTCTTAGAGTCCATTTCTCCAGCCTTGTTAAGCTACCTGCAGGGACACGCCCAGGAGGTGGTCCTGGATAAGTCCGCGTGCGTGCTGGTGGCTGACATCCTGGGCACCGCCACAGGAGACGTGCAGCCCGCCATGGACGCTGTTGCCAGCCTGGCAGCGGCAGAGCTACATCCTGGCGGCAAGGACGGAGAG CTTCACATAGCAGAACATCCTGCTGGACATTTGGTTCTGAAGTGGTTAATTGAGCAagataaaaagatgaaagaacGTGGAAGAGAAG TTTATTTTACAGGTTGTTTTGCAAAAACACTCATAGAACGTGTTGGTGTGAAGAACCTGAAGTCCTGGGCTAGTGTCAATCGAGGAGCCATTATTCTCTCTAG CCTTCTCCAGAGTTCTGATCAAGAAGTTGCAAATAAAGTCAAAGCTGGACTGAAAAGCCTGATTCCTGccttggaaaaaagcaaaaacaccagCAAAGGAATAGAAATGCTACTTGAAAAACTGACTGCCTAG
- the PUM3 gene encoding pumilio homolog 3 isoform X2, whose amino-acid sequence MEVKGKKKLTGKGTKTSQEKSKFHKNNDSGSSKTFPKKVVKEGGPKITSKNFEKTATKPGKKGVKQFKNKQQGDRIPKNKFQQANKFNQKRKFQPDSKSDESAAKKPKWDEFKKKKKELKQSRQLSDKTNYDIVIRAKQIWEILRRKDCDKEKRVKLMSDLQKLIQGKIKTIAFAHDSTRVIQCYIQFGNEEQRKQAFEELRGDLVELSKAKYSRNIVKKFLMYGSKAQIAEIIRSFKGHVRKLLRHAEASAIVEYAYNDKAILEQRNMLTEELYGNTFQLYKSADHPTLDKVLEVQPEKLELIMDEMKQILTPMAQKEAVIKHSLVHKVFLDFFTYAPPKLRSEMIEAIREAVVYLAHTHDGARVAMHCLWHGTPKDRKVIVKTMKTYIEKVANGQYSHLVLLAAFDCIDDTKLVKQIIISEIINSLPNIVNDKYGRKVLLYLLSPRDPAHTVREIIEVLQKGDGNAHSKKDTEIRRRELLESISPALLSYLQGHAQEVVLDKSACVLVADILGTATGDVQPAMDAVASLAAAELHPGGKDGELHIAEHPAGHLVLKWLIEQDKKMKERGREGCFAKTLIERVGVKNLKSWASVNRGAIILSSLLQSSDQEVANKVKAGLKSLIPALEKSKNTSKGIEMLLEKLTA is encoded by the exons ATGgaagtcaaagggaaaaaaaaattaacaggtaAAGGTACAAAGACGTcacaagaaaaaagcaaatttcataaAAACAATG ATTCAGGTTCTTCAAAGACATTCCCCAAAAAAGTTGTTAAGGAAGGTGGACCTAAAATCACATCTAAGAACTTTGAGAAAACTGCCACAAAACCTGGGAAAAAAGGTGTGAAGCAGTTCAAGAATAAGCAGCAAGGGGATAGAATACCAAAGAACAAATTCCAGCAGGCAAATAAATTCAACCAGAAGAGGAAATTCCAGCCAGACAGTAAAAGTGATG AGTCAGCAGCCAAGAAACCCAAGTGGGATGaattcaaaaaaaagaagaaagaactgaAGCAGAGCAGGCAACTCAGTGATAAAACCAACTATGACATCGTCATTCGGGCAAAGCAGATTTGGGAGATCTTAAGAAG AAAAGATTGTGACAAAGAGAAAAGAGTGAAGTTGATGAGTGATTTGCAGAAGTTGATTCAAGGGAAGATTAAAACT ATTGCATTTGCGCACGATTCAACTCGAGTGATCCAGTGTTACATTCAGTTCGGCAATGAAGAGCAAAGGAAACAGGCTTTTGAAGAATTGCGAG gtGATTTGGTTGAGTTAAGTAAAGCTAAATATTCCAGAAATATTGTTAAGAAGTTTCTCATGTATGG GAGTAAAGCACAGATCGCAGAGATAATACGAAGCTTTAAGGGCCACGTGAGGAAGCTCCTGCGGCACGCGGAAGCGTCCGCCATTGTGGAGTACGCCTACAATGACAAAGCCATCCTGGAGCAGAGGAACATGCTGACGGAGGAACTCTATGGGAACACGTTCCAGCTTTACAAG TCAGCAGATCACCCAACTCTGGACAAAGTATTAGAGGTACAGCCAGAAAAATTAGAGCTTATCATGGATGAAATGAAACAGATTCTAACTCCAATGGCCCAAAA agaAGCTGTGATTAAGCACTCACTGGTACATAAAGTATTTTTGGACTTTTTCACCTATGCACCCCCAAAGCTAAGATCA GAAATGATTGAAGCCATCCGAGAAGCAGTGGTATACCTGGCACACACGCACGATGGTGCCAGAGTGGCCATGCACTGCCTCTGGCATGGCACGCCCAAG gacaGAAAAGTGATTGTGAAAACAATGAAGACTTACATTGAAAAGGTGGCTAAT GGCCAATATTCCCACTTGGTTTTACTGGCAGCCTTTGATTGTATTGATGATACGAAGCTTGTGAAACAGATAATCATATCA GAAATTATCAATTCCTTGCCGAACATAGTAAATGACAAATATGGAAGGAAGGTCCTATTGTATTTACTAAGCCCCAGAGATCCTGCCCACACGGTACGAGAGATCATTGAAGTTCTGCAGAAGGGAGACGGTAATGCACACAG TAAGAAAGACACAGAGATCCGCCGACGAGAGCTCTTAGAGTCCATTTCTCCAGCCTTGTTAAGCTACCTGCAGGGACACGCCCAGGAGGTGGTCCTGGATAAGTCCGCGTGCGTGCTGGTGGCTGACATCCTGGGCACCGCCACAGGAGACGTGCAGCCCGCCATGGACGCTGTTGCCAGCCTGGCAGCGGCAGAGCTACATCCTGGCGGCAAGGACGGAGAG CTTCACATAGCAGAACATCCTGCTGGACATTTGGTTCTGAAGTGGTTAATTGAGCAagataaaaagatgaaagaacGTGGAAGAGAAG GTTGTTTTGCAAAAACACTCATAGAACGTGTTGGTGTGAAGAACCTGAAGTCCTGGGCTAGTGTCAATCGAGGAGCCATTATTCTCTCTAG CCTTCTCCAGAGTTCTGATCAAGAAGTTGCAAATAAAGTCAAAGCTGGACTGAAAAGCCTGATTCCTGccttggaaaaaagcaaaaacaccagCAAAGGAATAGAAATGCTACTTGAAAAACTGACTGCCTAG
- the PUM3 gene encoding pumilio homolog 3 isoform X3: MEVKGKKKLTDSGSSKTFPKKVVKEGGPKITSKNFEKTATKPGKKGVKQFKNKQQGDRIPKNKFQQANKFNQKRKFQPDSKSDESAAKKPKWDEFKKKKKELKQSRQLSDKTNYDIVIRAKQIWEILRRKDCDKEKRVKLMSDLQKLIQGKIKTIAFAHDSTRVIQCYIQFGNEEQRKQAFEELRGDLVELSKAKYSRNIVKKFLMYGSKAQIAEIIRSFKGHVRKLLRHAEASAIVEYAYNDKAILEQRNMLTEELYGNTFQLYKSADHPTLDKVLEVQPEKLELIMDEMKQILTPMAQKEAVIKHSLVHKVFLDFFTYAPPKLRSEMIEAIREAVVYLAHTHDGARVAMHCLWHGTPKDRKVIVKTMKTYIEKVANGQYSHLVLLAAFDCIDDTKLVKQIIISEIINSLPNIVNDKYGRKVLLYLLSPRDPAHTVREIIEVLQKGDGNAHSKKDTEIRRRELLESISPALLSYLQGHAQEVVLDKSACVLVADILGTATGDVQPAMDAVASLAAAELHPGGKDGELHIAEHPAGHLVLKWLIEQDKKMKERGREVYFTGCFAKTLIERVGVKNLKSWASVNRGAIILSSLLQSSDQEVANKVKAGLKSLIPALEKSKNTSKGIEMLLEKLTA, translated from the exons ATGgaagtcaaagggaaaaaaaaattaacag ATTCAGGTTCTTCAAAGACATTCCCCAAAAAAGTTGTTAAGGAAGGTGGACCTAAAATCACATCTAAGAACTTTGAGAAAACTGCCACAAAACCTGGGAAAAAAGGTGTGAAGCAGTTCAAGAATAAGCAGCAAGGGGATAGAATACCAAAGAACAAATTCCAGCAGGCAAATAAATTCAACCAGAAGAGGAAATTCCAGCCAGACAGTAAAAGTGATG AGTCAGCAGCCAAGAAACCCAAGTGGGATGaattcaaaaaaaagaagaaagaactgaAGCAGAGCAGGCAACTCAGTGATAAAACCAACTATGACATCGTCATTCGGGCAAAGCAGATTTGGGAGATCTTAAGAAG AAAAGATTGTGACAAAGAGAAAAGAGTGAAGTTGATGAGTGATTTGCAGAAGTTGATTCAAGGGAAGATTAAAACT ATTGCATTTGCGCACGATTCAACTCGAGTGATCCAGTGTTACATTCAGTTCGGCAATGAAGAGCAAAGGAAACAGGCTTTTGAAGAATTGCGAG gtGATTTGGTTGAGTTAAGTAAAGCTAAATATTCCAGAAATATTGTTAAGAAGTTTCTCATGTATGG GAGTAAAGCACAGATCGCAGAGATAATACGAAGCTTTAAGGGCCACGTGAGGAAGCTCCTGCGGCACGCGGAAGCGTCCGCCATTGTGGAGTACGCCTACAATGACAAAGCCATCCTGGAGCAGAGGAACATGCTGACGGAGGAACTCTATGGGAACACGTTCCAGCTTTACAAG TCAGCAGATCACCCAACTCTGGACAAAGTATTAGAGGTACAGCCAGAAAAATTAGAGCTTATCATGGATGAAATGAAACAGATTCTAACTCCAATGGCCCAAAA agaAGCTGTGATTAAGCACTCACTGGTACATAAAGTATTTTTGGACTTTTTCACCTATGCACCCCCAAAGCTAAGATCA GAAATGATTGAAGCCATCCGAGAAGCAGTGGTATACCTGGCACACACGCACGATGGTGCCAGAGTGGCCATGCACTGCCTCTGGCATGGCACGCCCAAG gacaGAAAAGTGATTGTGAAAACAATGAAGACTTACATTGAAAAGGTGGCTAAT GGCCAATATTCCCACTTGGTTTTACTGGCAGCCTTTGATTGTATTGATGATACGAAGCTTGTGAAACAGATAATCATATCA GAAATTATCAATTCCTTGCCGAACATAGTAAATGACAAATATGGAAGGAAGGTCCTATTGTATTTACTAAGCCCCAGAGATCCTGCCCACACGGTACGAGAGATCATTGAAGTTCTGCAGAAGGGAGACGGTAATGCACACAG TAAGAAAGACACAGAGATCCGCCGACGAGAGCTCTTAGAGTCCATTTCTCCAGCCTTGTTAAGCTACCTGCAGGGACACGCCCAGGAGGTGGTCCTGGATAAGTCCGCGTGCGTGCTGGTGGCTGACATCCTGGGCACCGCCACAGGAGACGTGCAGCCCGCCATGGACGCTGTTGCCAGCCTGGCAGCGGCAGAGCTACATCCTGGCGGCAAGGACGGAGAG CTTCACATAGCAGAACATCCTGCTGGACATTTGGTTCTGAAGTGGTTAATTGAGCAagataaaaagatgaaagaacGTGGAAGAGAAG TTTATTTTACAGGTTGTTTTGCAAAAACACTCATAGAACGTGTTGGTGTGAAGAACCTGAAGTCCTGGGCTAGTGTCAATCGAGGAGCCATTATTCTCTCTAG CCTTCTCCAGAGTTCTGATCAAGAAGTTGCAAATAAAGTCAAAGCTGGACTGAAAAGCCTGATTCCTGccttggaaaaaagcaaaaacaccagCAAAGGAATAGAAATGCTACTTGAAAAACTGACTGCCTAG